One part of the Vitis riparia cultivar Riparia Gloire de Montpellier isolate 1030 chromosome 6, EGFV_Vit.rip_1.0, whole genome shotgun sequence genome encodes these proteins:
- the LOC117915526 gene encoding subtilisin-like protease SBT5.3 translates to MMVSLVFNLLFLFSFAFLQGAIADRKHYIVYMGDHSYPDSESVVAANHEMLASVTGSVHRAQAVALHHYSKSFRGFSAMLTPEQAQKLAESDSVISVFRSRMNRVHTTHSWDFLGIDSIPQYNQLPTDSNSNVIIGVIDTGVWPESESFNDEGLGHVPKKFKGECANGENFTSANCNRKIVGARFYLKGFEAENGPLESIGGVFFRSPRDSDGHGTHTASTIAGSEVANASLFGMARGTARGGAPGARLAIYKACWFNLCSDADILSAVDDAIHDGVDILSLSLGPDPPQPIYFEDAVSVGSFHAFQNGILVSASAGNSAFPKTASNVAPWILTVAASTIDRDFNTYIHLGNSKILKGFSLNPLEMKTFYGLIAGSAAAAPGVPSKNASFCKNNTLDPTMIKGKIVVCMIEVINENRRGKSEFVKQGGGVGMILIDQFAKGVGFQFAIPGALMVPEEAKELQAYMATEKNPVATISLTITVLNIKPAPRMAVFSSMGPNIITPEILKPDITGPGVNILAAWSPVATASTGDRSVDYNIVSGTSMSCPHISAVAAILKSYNPSWSSAAIKSAMMTTATVLDNMESTIRKDPDGTPTTPFDYGSGHINLVAALNPGLIYDFGFNDVINFLCSTGASPAQLKNLTEKHVYCKNPPPSYNFNYPSIGVSNLNGSLSVHRVVTYCGHGPTVYYAYVDYPAGVKVIVTPNKLKFTKAGEKMSFRVDLMPFKNSNGSFVFGALTWSNGIHKVRSPIGLNVLST, encoded by the exons ATGATGGTTTCCTTAGTCTTCAATCTTCTCTTCTTGTTTAGTTTTGCTTTCTTGCAGGGAGCCATTGCTGATAGAAAG CATTACATTGTTTATATGGGGGATCACTCGTACCCGGATTCGGAATCTGTGGTTGCAGCTAACCATGAGATGCTTGCTTCAGTTACTGGAAG TGTTCATAGGGCACAGGCAGTGGCACTTCACCATTACAGTAAAAGCTTTAGAGGGTTCTCAGCCATGCTTACACCAGAGCAAGCTCAAAAACTTGCAG AGAGCGATTCAGTAATTTCAGTGTTCAGGAGCAGGATGAACCGAGTCCATACAACTCATTCTTGGGATTTTCTGGGAATAGACTCTATTCCCCAGTATAACCAACTGCCAACGGACTCAAACTCTAACGTTATTATTGGTGTCATTGACACAG GAGTTTGGCCAGAGTCAGAGAGCTTCAATGATGAAGGATTAGGCCATGTGCCAAAGAAATTCAAGGGAGAATGTGCCAATGGTGAAAATTTTACATCAGCCAACTGCAACAG GAAAATTGTAGGTGCTCGATTCTACCTGAAAGGCTTTGAAGCTGAGAATGGCCCCCTTGAATCCATTGGCGGTGTTTTCTTCCGATCACCACGAGACAGCGATGGCCATGGCACCCACACAGCCTCAACGATTGCAGGATCAGAGGTAGCTAATGCCAGCTTATTTGGGATGGCCAGAGGCACTGCAAGAGGCGGTGCACCAGGTGCTAGACTTGCCATCTACAAGGCTTGTTGGTTTAACCTCTGCAGTGATGCTGACATTCTTTCTGCTGTGGATGATGCTATTCATGATGGTGTTGATATTCTCTCACTTTCCCTTGGCCCTGACCCTCCCCAGCCTATTTACTTCGAAGATGCAGTCTCTGTTGGATCTTTCCATGCATTCCAAAATGGAATCCTTGTTTCTGCTTCAGCAGGAAACTCTGCTTTCCCAAAAACTGCCAGCAATGTTGCTCCTTGGATCTTGACTGTTGCTGCAAGCACTATAGACAGAGATTTCAACACATACATACATCTtggaaattcaaaaatattaaag GGTTTCTCCTTAAACCCTCTTGAGATGAAAACCTTTTATGGTTTAATAGCTGGGAGTGCAGCCGCTGCCCCTGGAGTTCCTTCAAAGAATGCCAG TTTTTGCAAGAACAATACTCTAGATCCAACGATGATAAAAGGAAAGATTGTGGTGTGCATGATCGAGGTAATAAATGAAAACCGGAGAGGGAAAAGTGAGTTTGTGAAGCAAGGTGGTGGTGTGGGGATGATACTGATTGATCAATTTGCCAAAGGTGTTGGTTTTCAATTTGCAATCCCAGGTGCCCTCATGGTTCCAGAAGaggcaaaagagcttcaagcATACATGGCAACAGAAAA GAATCCTGTTGCTACAATCTCCTTAACAATAACTGTTCTAAATATTAAACCTGCACCAAGGATGGCTGTATTCTCTTCCATGGGTCCAAACATTATAACTCCAGAGATTCTTAAA CCGGATATAACAGGACCTGGAGTGAATATTCTGGCAGCATGGTCTCCGGTAGCAACTGCAAGCACTGGGGATCGGTCAGTCGACTATAATATAGTCTCTGGAACGTCCATGTCTTGCCCACACATATCAGCAGTGGCAGCAATTTTGAAATCCTACAACCCTTCTTGGAGTTCAGCTGCAATAAAATCTGCAATGATGACAACAG CTACTGTCCTAGATAACATGGAAAGCACCATCAGAAAAGATCCAGATGGCACCCCGACCACGCCTTTTGACTATGGATCTGGACACATAAACCTTGTTGCTGCATTGAATCCTGGACTAATATATGATTTTGGTTTCAATGATGTTATCAATTTTCTCTGCAGTACTGGTGCAAGCCCTGCACAACTCAAAAACCTCACAGAGAAGCATGTTTACTGCAAGAACCCTCCACCCTCTTACAACTTCAATTACCCTTCAATTGGTGTTTCCAACTTGAATGGAAGTTTATCTGTGCACCGAGTGGTTACCTATTGTGGTCATGGCCCCACAGTCTACTATGCATATGTAGATTACCCAGCTGGTGTTAAAGTTATAGTAACACCTAACAAGCTAAAATTTACAAAGGCTGGAGAGAAGATGTCTTTTAGGGTGGATCTCATGCCTTTCAAGAATAGTAATGGAAGCTTTGTTTTTGGGGCTTTGACATGGAGCAATGGCATCCATAAGGTCAGAAGTCCTATCGGTCTCAATGTCCTCTCTACGTAG
- the LOC117916288 gene encoding pentatricopeptide repeat-containing protein At2g27610 — protein MFGVRQLRRSKRQKRFTQSFSGPYDVVFNPKTSLSSSKLSTLSHSHQLFDETPQQGLSRNNHLLFEFSRNDQNKEALNLFLGLRRSGSPTDGSSLSCVLKVCGCLFDRIVGKQVHCQCIKCGFVEDVSVGTSLVDMYMKTESVEDGERVFDEMRVKNVVSWTSLLAGYRQNGLNEQALKLFSQMQLEGIKPNPFTFAAVLGGLAADGAVEKGVQVHTMVIKSGLDSTIFVGNSMVNMYSKSLMVSDAKAVFDSMENRNAVSWNSMIAGFVTNGLDLEAFELFYRMRLEGVKLTQTIFATVIKLCANIKEMSFAKQLHCQVIKNGSDFDLNIKTALMVAYSKCSEIDDAFKLFCMMHGVQNVVSWTAIISGYVQNGRTDRAMNLFCQMRREGVRPNHFTYSTILTANAAVSPSQIHALVVKTNYENSPSVGTALSDSYSKIGNADEAAKIFELIDEKDIVAWSAMLSGYAQMGDIEGAVKIFLQLAKEGVEPNEFTFSSVLNACAAPTASVEQGKQFHACSIKSGFSNALCVSSALVTMYAKRGNIESANEVFKRQVDRDLVSWNSMISGYAQHGCGKKSLKIFEEMRSKNLELDGITFIGVISACTHAGLVNEGQRYFDLMVKDYHIVPTMEHYSCMVDLYSRAGMLEKAMDLINKMPFPAGATIWRTLLAACRVHLNVQLGELAAEKLISLQPQDSAAYVLLSNIYATAGNWQERAKVRKLMDMKKVKKEAGYSWIEVKNKTFSFMAGDLSHPQSDRIYLKLEELSIRLKDAGYYPDTKYVLHDVEEEHKEVILSQHSERLAIAFGLIATPPGTPIQIVKNLRVCGDCHTVIKLISKIEGRDIVVRDSNRFHHFKGGSCSCGDYW, from the coding sequence ATGTTCGGCGTCAGGCAACTCAGAAGAAGCAAACGGCAAAAGCGATTCACCCAATCTTTTTCTGGACCATACGACGTCGTTTTCAATCCAAAAACTTCTCTCTCAAGTTCGAAACTCTCTACTCTCTCCCACTCACACCAACTGTTCGATGAAACACCCCAACAAGGCCTGTCCCGAAACAACCACTTGCTTTTCGAATTCTCTCGCAACGATCAAAACAAGGAGGCTCTCAATCTTTTCTTGGGTCTTCGGCGGTCGGGTTCTCCCACTGACGGGTCGAGCCTTTCTTGTGTTTTGAAGGTATGTGGATGCTTATTTGACCGAATTGTGGGAAAACAAGTGCATTGTCAATGTATCAAATGTGGGTTTGTGGAGGATGTTAGTGTGGGGACTTCTTTGGTTGACATGTATATGAAAACTGAGAGTGTTGAGGATGGGGAGAGAGTTTTTGATGAAATGAGGGTGAAAAATGTGGTGTCTTGGACTTCATTGCTTGCGGGTTATAGGCAAAATGGGCTGAATGAGCAggcattaaaattgttttcccaAATGCAACTGGAGGGAATTAAGCCTAACCCATTTACATTTGCGGCTGTTCTTGGAGGTTTGGCCGCTGATGGTGCAGTTGAGAAGGGAGTTCAAGTTCATACCATGGTCATTAAAAGTGGTTTAGATTCCACTATCTTTGTGGGTAATTCAATGGTAAATATGTATTCAAAGTCCCTGATGGTTAGTGACGCCAAAGCTGTGTTTGATAGTATGGAGAATAGGAATGCAGTTTCTTGGAACAGTATGATTGCCGGGTTTGTGACAAATGGTCTTGATCTGGAAGCTTTTGAACTATTTTATAGGATGAGGCTTGAGGGTGTTAAGTTGACTCAAACGATATTTGCTACTGTAATTAAGTTATGTGCAAACATTAAAGAAATGAGTTTTGCTAAACAGCTCCATTGTCAGGTTATAAAGAACGGGTCTGATTTTGATCTTAACATCAAAACGGCACTTATGGTAGCTTACAGTAAGTGCAGTGAAATAGATGATGCCTTCAAGTTGTTCTGTATGATGCATGGGGTTCAAAATGTGGTTTCATGGACAGCCATTATTAGTGGGTATGTGCAGAATGGCAGAACTGATCGAGCCATGAATCTCTTTTGCCAAATGAGGAGAGAAGGTGTTAGACCTAACCATTTCACATATTCTACCATCCTAACAGCTAATGCTGCTGTTTCTCCCTCACAAATACATGCACTTGTTGTTAAGACTAATTATGAGAACTCACCTTCTGTAGGAACTGCACTTTCAGACTCATACAGCAAGATAGGAAATGCCGATGAAGCTGCAAAAATTTTTGAACTAATTGATGAGAAGGACATTGTGGCATGGTCAGCAATGCTTTCTGGATATGCCCAAATGGGAGACATTGAAGGAGCTGTTAAGATTTTTCTCCAGTTGGCAAAAGAGGGGGTTGAGCCAAATGAATTTACCTTTTCTAGTGTACTGAATGCGTGTGCTGCTCCTACAGCATCGGTAGAGCAGGGGAAACAGTTTCATGCATGTTCAATTAAATCTGGGTTTAGCAATGCTTTATGTGTAAGCAGTGCTCTTGTTACCATGTATGCAAAAAGAGGCAATATCGAGAGTGCAAATGAAGTTTTCAAGAGGCAAGTGGATAGAGATTTAGTTTCTTGGAACTCAATGATCTCAGGCTACGCACAACATGGTTGCGGTAAGAAGTCCCTTAAGATATTTGAGGAAATGCGAAGCAAGAACTTGGAACTGGATGGAATAACATTCATAGGAGTGATTTCTGCCTGTACTCATGCTGGGCTAGTGAATGAAGGCCAAAGATACTTTGATCTGATGGTAAAAGATTATCACATTGTTCCAACAATGGAGCACTATTCTTGCATGGTTGACCTGTATAGCCGAGCTGGAATGCTTGAAAAAGCCATGGATCTCATAAACAAGATGCCATTCCCTGCAGGTGCAACTATATGGCGTACACTTTTGGCAGCTTGCCGTGTTCACCTAAATGTACAGCTAGGGGAACTTGCAGCAGAAAAGCTAATTTCACTTCAGCCTCAAGACTCAGCTGCATATGTCCTGCTATCGAATATATATGCAACAGCAGGAAATTGGCAAGAGAGAGCTAAAGTCCGAAAGTTAATGGATATGAAAAAGGTAAAGAAAGAAGCTGGGTATAGCTGGATTGAAGTCAAGAACAAAACCTTCTCATTCATGGCTGGTGATCTTTCACACCCACAATCAGATCGCATTTATTTGAAGCTTGAAGAATTGAGTATCCGGTTAAAGGATGCAGGATATTACCCAGATACAAAGTATGTACTTCATGATGTTGAGGAGGAACACAAGGAAGTTATTCTTTCCCAGCATAGTGAGCGACTGGCTATTGCTTTTGGATTGATTGCTACACCTCCAGGAACTCCTATTCAGATTGTGAAGAACCTTAGAGTATGTGGTGATTGCCATACCGTTATCAAGTTAATATCAAAGATTGAAGGGCGGGATATTGTTGTCAGGGATTCAAATCGTTTCCACCATTTCAAGGGAGGTTCTTGTTCGTGTGGGGACTACTGGTGA
- the LOC117916092 gene encoding protein HIRA isoform X1, protein MIAEKPSWIRHEGMQIFSIDIQPGGLRFATGGGDHKVRIWNMKSVGRDLENDESVHRLLATLRDHFGSVNCVRWAKHGRYVASGSDDQVILIHEWKPGSGTTEFGSGEPPDVENWKVAMTLRGHTADVVDLNWSPDDSILASGSLDNTVHVWNMSNGICTAVLRGHSSLVKGVTWDPIGSFIASQSDDKTVIIWRTSDWSLAHRTDGHWTKSLGSTFFRRLGWSPCGHFITTTHGFQKPRHSAPVLERGEWSATFDFLGHNAPVIVVKFNHSMFRRNFSNASEGKAAPVGWANGASKTGGKESQPYNVIAIGSQDRTITVWTTASARPLFVAKHFFSQSVVDLSWSPDGYSLFACSLDGTVATFHFEVKELGNRISDAELDELKRSRYGDVRGRQANLAESPAQLLLEAASAKQTPGKKVASDVHQNQAPVKPSTNLGLTTKASESHDDDGKKSGGANGDGLNKVATSARISSPVKQREYRRPDGRKRIIPEAVGMPVQLENMSGGSQTQGLDFPLISTDHQNDGNGMVLTDGVTKEGSIKRTFIGSHDSKERSGVTARATITDSLVIEKIPVSAGRDGGINVDQLGSVKASASIAACSTTLSIKVFDKKEAEDTIPVCLEAHPREHAVNDLVGMGNTFMMKETEITCTRGAETLWSDRISGKVTVLAGNANFWAVGCEDGCLQVYTKCGRRALPTMMMGSAAVFIDCDECWKLLVVTRKGSLFVWDLFNRNCLLHDTLACLITSDLNSSAKDAGTIKVISAKLAKSGSPLVILATRHAFLFDMSLMCWLRVVDDCFPGSNFASSWNLGLIQSGELATLQVDVRKFLARKPGWNRVTDDGVQTRAHLESQLASSLALKSANEYRQCLLAYIRFLAREADESRLREVCESFLGPPTGMVEAIPSDPKNPAWDPCVLGMKKHKLLREDILPAMASNRKVQRLLNEFMDLLSEYESAESNQDSKNPKQPKSALPAYDHQVDFAPSTEQMDSMPPATDQMEISQPASVKADSSPATTDKVKSDPSATDQKTQVPPAEDAGS, encoded by the exons ATGATTGCAGAGAAACCCAGTTGGATTAGGCATGAGGGCATGCAGATTTTCTCTATTGATATTCAGCCAGGAGGGCTTAGGTTTGCAACTGGTGGAGGTGACCACAAG GTTCGGATATGGAACATGAAATCTGTTGGCAGGGACTTAGAAAATGATGAATCTGTACACAGGCTGCTTGCAACCCTCCGTGATCACTTTGGATCGGTTAACTGTGTTAGGTGGGCTAAACATGGCCGGTATGTTGCATCAGGGTCTGATGATCAAGTGATTCTGATTCATGAGTGGAAGCCTGGGTCAGGAACCACTGAATTTGGCAGTGGAGAGCCCCCTGATGTTGAAAATTGGAAAGTAGCCATGACTTTGAGAGGTCACACTGCTGATGTG GTGGATCTTAATTGGTCTCCTGATGACTCGATATTGGCAAGTGGAAGTTTGGACAACACAGTCCATGTCTGGAACATGAGCAATGGGATCTGCACTGCTGTTCTTAGGGGTCACTCAAGCCTGGTTAAAGGGGTCACTTGGGATCCTATTGGCTCCTTCATTGCAAGTCAATCAGATGATAAAACTGTCATCATTTGGCGAACAAGTGACTGGAGTCTGGCTCACAGGACAGATGGGCATTGGACAAAATCA CTGGGATCTACCTTTTTTAGACGGCTTGGGTGGTCACCTTGTGGCCATTTTATAACTACTACTCATGGTTTCCAAAAGCCAAGGCATTCTGCACCTGTTCTTGAGAGAGGGGAATGGTCTGCCACTTTTGACTTCTTAGGTCACAATGCCCCTGTTATCGTGGTCAAGTTCAATCATTCAATGTTTAGAAGAAATTTCTCCAATGCTTCAGAAGGAAAAGCTGCACCCGTTGGCTGGGCAAATGGAGCATCCAAGACTGGCGGGAAAGAATCACAGCCATACAATGTTATTGCCATTGGAAGTCAGGACAGAACTATAACTGTATGGACTACTGCAAGTGCTCGTCCTCTCTTTGTGGCCAAGCATTTCTTTTCTCAAAGTGTTGTGGATTTATCCTG GAGTCCTGATGGGTATTCTCTCTTTGCCTGTTCCTTGGATGGGACAGTGGCTACTTTCCATTTTGAGGTGAAAGAACTCGGCAATAGGATAAGTGATGCTGAATTGGATGAGTTAAAGAGAAGCCGTTATGGTGATGTCAGAGGTAGACAGGCAAATTTAGCAGAAAGCCCCGCACAGTTGTTGCTTGAAGCAGCATCAGCTAAGCAAACCCCTGGTAAAAAGGTTGCTTCTGATGTCCATCAAAACCAAGCACCTGTAAAACCTTCTACCAATTTGGGGCTTACAACAAAGGCTTCTGAGTCTCATGATGATGATGGGAAGAAGAGTGGAGGAGCTAATGGCGATGGGTTAAATAAAGTGGCAACTTCTGCTCGGATCTCAAGTCCTGTTAAGCAAAGAGAATATAGGCGTCCAGATGGCAGAAAGAGGATTATACCAGAGGCAGTTGGGATGCCTGTTCAGCTGGAAAATATGTCTGGAGGATCCCAGACTCAAGGACTTGACTTCCCTCTCATTTCAACTGATCATCAAAATGATGGTAATGGAATGGTTCTTACCGATGGTGTCACTAAAGAGGGTTCTATCAAGAGAACTTTTATTGGAAGCCACGATTCAAAGGAGCGCTCTGGGGTCACAGCTAGGGCTACCATTACTGATAGCCTGGTTATTGAGAAGATTCCAGTTTCTGCAGGCAGGGATGGGGGTATAAATGTGGATCAATTGGGAAGTGTGAAGGCTTCTGCTTCTATCGCTGCTTGTAGTACTACCCTTTCAATTAAGGTGTTTGATAAGAAGGAAGCAGAAGATACTATACCAGTTTGCTTGGAAGCTCATCCAAGGGAACATGCTGTCAATGACCTTGTTGGGATGGGAAATACATTTATGATGAAAGAAACAGAAATTACTTGCACAAGGGGGGCTGAAACCCTTTGGTCTGATAGAATATCTGGGAAAGTCACTGTTTTGGCTGGAAATGCTAACTTCTGGGCTGTTGGGTGTGAAGATGGATGCCTACAG GTTTATACAAAGTGTGGGAGACGGGCCTTACCAACCATGATGATGGGATCTGCAGCAGTTTTTATCGACTGTGATGAGTGTTGGAAATTGTTGGTTGTCACAAGGAAGGGATCACTGTTTGTGTGGGACCTATTCAACAGGAATTGTCTCCTTCATGACACATTGGCTTGTTTAATTACTTCAGATTTAAACTCGTCTGCCAAAGATGCAG GAACAATCAAAGTTATATCTGCAAAGTTAGCAAAATCCGGTTCTCCACTTGTTATTCTAGCCACTCGCCATGCCTTCCTTTTTGATATGAGCCTCATGTGTTGgctgagggttgtggatgactgCTTTCCTGGATCAAATTTTGCGAGCTCCTGGAATTTGGGTTTAATTCAAAGTGGTGAGCTGGCTACACTGCAGGTGGATGTAAGGAAATTTTTGGCCAGAAAGCCAGGCTGGAACAG GGTGACCGATGATGGCGTGCAGACACGTGCTCATTTGGAATCTCAGTTGGCATCCTCATTAGCTTTAAAGTCTGCTAATGAATATCGCCAGTGCCTTCTGGCCTACATACGGTTTCTAGCAAG AGAAGCAGATGAGTCTCGTTTACGGGAGGTCTGTGAGAGTTTTCTTGGACCTCCAACTGGTATGGTTGAGGCTATACCTTCAGATCCAAAGAATCCGGCATGGGATCCTTGTGTGCTT GGAATGAAAAAGCACAAACTACTTAGGGAAGACATCCTTCCAGCAATGGCATCAAACAGGAAAGTTCAGCGTTTGCTCAATGAGTTCATGGATCTCCTCTCTGAATATGAAAGTGCTGAAAGCAATCAAGATTCAAAAAATCCCAAGCAGCCAAAATCGGCCCTGCCAGCTTATGATCATCAGGTGGACTTTGCCCCATCGACAGAACAAATGGACTCCATGCCACCAGCAACTGATCAGATGGAGATCAGCCAGCCAGCATCAGTTAAAGCAGACTCTTCTCCAGCAACAACAGACAAAGTAAAGTCTGATCCCTCAGCAACAGATCAAAAAACTCAGGTGCCGCCAGCAGAAGATGCTGGGTCTTGA
- the LOC117916092 gene encoding protein HIRA isoform X2 has protein sequence MSNGICTAVLRGHSSLVKGVTWDPIGSFIASQSDDKTVIIWRTSDWSLAHRTDGHWTKSLGSTFFRRLGWSPCGHFITTTHGFQKPRHSAPVLERGEWSATFDFLGHNAPVIVVKFNHSMFRRNFSNASEGKAAPVGWANGASKTGGKESQPYNVIAIGSQDRTITVWTTASARPLFVAKHFFSQSVVDLSWSPDGYSLFACSLDGTVATFHFEVKELGNRISDAELDELKRSRYGDVRGRQANLAESPAQLLLEAASAKQTPGKKVASDVHQNQAPVKPSTNLGLTTKASESHDDDGKKSGGANGDGLNKVATSARISSPVKQREYRRPDGRKRIIPEAVGMPVQLENMSGGSQTQGLDFPLISTDHQNDGNGMVLTDGVTKEGSIKRTFIGSHDSKERSGVTARATITDSLVIEKIPVSAGRDGGINVDQLGSVKASASIAACSTTLSIKVFDKKEAEDTIPVCLEAHPREHAVNDLVGMGNTFMMKETEITCTRGAETLWSDRISGKVTVLAGNANFWAVGCEDGCLQVYTKCGRRALPTMMMGSAAVFIDCDECWKLLVVTRKGSLFVWDLFNRNCLLHDTLACLITSDLNSSAKDAGTIKVISAKLAKSGSPLVILATRHAFLFDMSLMCWLRVVDDCFPGSNFASSWNLGLIQSGELATLQVDVRKFLARKPGWNRVTDDGVQTRAHLESQLASSLALKSANEYRQCLLAYIRFLAREADESRLREVCESFLGPPTGMVEAIPSDPKNPAWDPCVLGMKKHKLLREDILPAMASNRKVQRLLNEFMDLLSEYESAESNQDSKNPKQPKSALPAYDHQVDFAPSTEQMDSMPPATDQMEISQPASVKADSSPATTDKVKSDPSATDQKTQVPPAEDAGS, from the exons ATGAGCAATGGGATCTGCACTGCTGTTCTTAGGGGTCACTCAAGCCTGGTTAAAGGGGTCACTTGGGATCCTATTGGCTCCTTCATTGCAAGTCAATCAGATGATAAAACTGTCATCATTTGGCGAACAAGTGACTGGAGTCTGGCTCACAGGACAGATGGGCATTGGACAAAATCA CTGGGATCTACCTTTTTTAGACGGCTTGGGTGGTCACCTTGTGGCCATTTTATAACTACTACTCATGGTTTCCAAAAGCCAAGGCATTCTGCACCTGTTCTTGAGAGAGGGGAATGGTCTGCCACTTTTGACTTCTTAGGTCACAATGCCCCTGTTATCGTGGTCAAGTTCAATCATTCAATGTTTAGAAGAAATTTCTCCAATGCTTCAGAAGGAAAAGCTGCACCCGTTGGCTGGGCAAATGGAGCATCCAAGACTGGCGGGAAAGAATCACAGCCATACAATGTTATTGCCATTGGAAGTCAGGACAGAACTATAACTGTATGGACTACTGCAAGTGCTCGTCCTCTCTTTGTGGCCAAGCATTTCTTTTCTCAAAGTGTTGTGGATTTATCCTG GAGTCCTGATGGGTATTCTCTCTTTGCCTGTTCCTTGGATGGGACAGTGGCTACTTTCCATTTTGAGGTGAAAGAACTCGGCAATAGGATAAGTGATGCTGAATTGGATGAGTTAAAGAGAAGCCGTTATGGTGATGTCAGAGGTAGACAGGCAAATTTAGCAGAAAGCCCCGCACAGTTGTTGCTTGAAGCAGCATCAGCTAAGCAAACCCCTGGTAAAAAGGTTGCTTCTGATGTCCATCAAAACCAAGCACCTGTAAAACCTTCTACCAATTTGGGGCTTACAACAAAGGCTTCTGAGTCTCATGATGATGATGGGAAGAAGAGTGGAGGAGCTAATGGCGATGGGTTAAATAAAGTGGCAACTTCTGCTCGGATCTCAAGTCCTGTTAAGCAAAGAGAATATAGGCGTCCAGATGGCAGAAAGAGGATTATACCAGAGGCAGTTGGGATGCCTGTTCAGCTGGAAAATATGTCTGGAGGATCCCAGACTCAAGGACTTGACTTCCCTCTCATTTCAACTGATCATCAAAATGATGGTAATGGAATGGTTCTTACCGATGGTGTCACTAAAGAGGGTTCTATCAAGAGAACTTTTATTGGAAGCCACGATTCAAAGGAGCGCTCTGGGGTCACAGCTAGGGCTACCATTACTGATAGCCTGGTTATTGAGAAGATTCCAGTTTCTGCAGGCAGGGATGGGGGTATAAATGTGGATCAATTGGGAAGTGTGAAGGCTTCTGCTTCTATCGCTGCTTGTAGTACTACCCTTTCAATTAAGGTGTTTGATAAGAAGGAAGCAGAAGATACTATACCAGTTTGCTTGGAAGCTCATCCAAGGGAACATGCTGTCAATGACCTTGTTGGGATGGGAAATACATTTATGATGAAAGAAACAGAAATTACTTGCACAAGGGGGGCTGAAACCCTTTGGTCTGATAGAATATCTGGGAAAGTCACTGTTTTGGCTGGAAATGCTAACTTCTGGGCTGTTGGGTGTGAAGATGGATGCCTACAG GTTTATACAAAGTGTGGGAGACGGGCCTTACCAACCATGATGATGGGATCTGCAGCAGTTTTTATCGACTGTGATGAGTGTTGGAAATTGTTGGTTGTCACAAGGAAGGGATCACTGTTTGTGTGGGACCTATTCAACAGGAATTGTCTCCTTCATGACACATTGGCTTGTTTAATTACTTCAGATTTAAACTCGTCTGCCAAAGATGCAG GAACAATCAAAGTTATATCTGCAAAGTTAGCAAAATCCGGTTCTCCACTTGTTATTCTAGCCACTCGCCATGCCTTCCTTTTTGATATGAGCCTCATGTGTTGgctgagggttgtggatgactgCTTTCCTGGATCAAATTTTGCGAGCTCCTGGAATTTGGGTTTAATTCAAAGTGGTGAGCTGGCTACACTGCAGGTGGATGTAAGGAAATTTTTGGCCAGAAAGCCAGGCTGGAACAG GGTGACCGATGATGGCGTGCAGACACGTGCTCATTTGGAATCTCAGTTGGCATCCTCATTAGCTTTAAAGTCTGCTAATGAATATCGCCAGTGCCTTCTGGCCTACATACGGTTTCTAGCAAG AGAAGCAGATGAGTCTCGTTTACGGGAGGTCTGTGAGAGTTTTCTTGGACCTCCAACTGGTATGGTTGAGGCTATACCTTCAGATCCAAAGAATCCGGCATGGGATCCTTGTGTGCTT GGAATGAAAAAGCACAAACTACTTAGGGAAGACATCCTTCCAGCAATGGCATCAAACAGGAAAGTTCAGCGTTTGCTCAATGAGTTCATGGATCTCCTCTCTGAATATGAAAGTGCTGAAAGCAATCAAGATTCAAAAAATCCCAAGCAGCCAAAATCGGCCCTGCCAGCTTATGATCATCAGGTGGACTTTGCCCCATCGACAGAACAAATGGACTCCATGCCACCAGCAACTGATCAGATGGAGATCAGCCAGCCAGCATCAGTTAAAGCAGACTCTTCTCCAGCAACAACAGACAAAGTAAAGTCTGATCCCTCAGCAACAGATCAAAAAACTCAGGTGCCGCCAGCAGAAGATGCTGGGTCTTGA